One segment of Cottoperca gobio chromosome 24, fCotGob3.1, whole genome shotgun sequence DNA contains the following:
- the ccdc85cb gene encoding coiled-coil domain-containing protein 85C-B isoform X5, producing MAKNPSEGPKDEVSELTDDEMLRCSKEELIRRLRRVDGEKMNLMIEHGNMMKDINRRLQVHLHEIRSLKEINQKLQDDNHELRELCCFLDDDRQKGKKLSREWQRFGRYTASAMWKEVGTYMMKLKDLEANQDTVLRENSELKEIILMLDEERNGAGSRSSIDSQSSLTNLNGGTGTVRDVGDGSSTSSTGSAGSPDHHNHNHIHKPASENSKVGTTTRRSMDDLSAPHHHRSIPNGLNDPHTFCWHRSC from the exons aTGGCTAAAAATCCGTCCGAGGGACCGAAGGATGAAGTGAGCGAGCTGACGGACGATGAGATGCTGCGGTGCAGCAAAGAGGAGTTGATCCGGAGATTAAGGAGGGTTGACGGCGAGAAAATGAACTTGATGATCGAGCATGGCAACATGATGAAAGACATCAACCGGCGGCTGCAGGTGCACCTGCACGAAATCCGGAGCCTGAAGGAGATCAACCAgaagctgcaggacgacaaccACGAGCTCCGGGAGCTCTGCTGCTTCCTGGACGACGACCGACAGAAGGGCAAGAAGCTGTCCCGGGAGTGGCAGCGCTTTGGCCGCTACACTGCCAGTGCCATGTGGAAGGAGGTGGGCACCTACATGATGAAGCTGAAGGACCTGGAGGCCAACCAGGACACCGTGTTGAGGGAGAACTCTGAGCTGAAGGAGATCATCCTCATGCTGGATGAGGAGAGGAACGGAGCGGGGTCCAGGAGCTCCATAGACAGTCAATCCAGTTTAACCAACCTGAACGGTGGCACCGGCACAGTCAGGGATGTTGGAGACGGGAGTAGCACGTCCAGCACAGGAAGTGCTGGTAGCCCCGATCACCACAATCACAACCACATACACAAGCCCGCCTCAGAGAACAGTAAGGTAGGCACCACCACGAGGAGGTCCATGGATGACCTGTCAGCGCCCCACCATCACAGGAGCATCCCCAATGGACTTAATG ACCCTCACACGTTCTGCTGGCATCGGAGCTGCTAA
- the LOC115003685 gene encoding cholesterol 24-hydroxylase-like — MAVLYVILSWTVMFLLFLAFIAFLSFCLYMKHIHNKYDHIPGPPRDSFLFGHSPSFLRALKNDEVIFDTFLEWAENYGPVCRLNLLHYVVILVTCPEGTKEILMSPKYPKDYSYKRLSQLFGLRFLGNGLVTTQDHELWYKQRRIMDPLFSSLYLRGLMDTFNERAEKLMTKLVEVADNQTEASMLRLVNFVTLDVIAKVAFGMDLDMLKNKSVFPDAIQKCLKGMVFNIRDIFFQYKPKNRPFVKEVREACRLLRTTGAQWIHDRKTAMQNGEDVSKDILTQIIKSAGKEESMTSEDEELMLDNFVTFFIAGQETTTNQVAFCIMELTRHPDILEKLKKEVDDVIGMKRDISYDDLGKLVYLSQVLKETLRIYPTAPATTRDVPNDIVIDGIHIPKGVACFFSSYVTGRMDKFFKDPLKFDPDRFHPDAPKPYYCYYPFSLGPRSCLGQTFAQMEAKLVMAKLLQRFDFTLSPGQTFDIVDNGTLRPKSGVVCSVRHRNDKK; from the exons ATGGCAGTTTTATATGTCATTTTGAGCTGGACGGTTATGTTTCTGCTATTTCTGGCTTTCATAGCGTTTCTTAGTTTCTGCCTGTACATGAAACACATTCATAACAAATATGACCACATACCGGGGCCACCGAGAGACAG TTTTCTCTTCGGACATTCACCATCGTTTTTGAGGGCATTGAAAAATGACGAAGTTATATTCGACACGTTCCTGGAATG GGCCGAGAATTATGGGCCTGTTTGCAGGCTGAATCTTCTGCATTATGTTGTAATACTTGTAACCTGCCCAGAGGGAACTAAG GAGATTCTGATGTCCCCAAAGTATCCAAAAGATTACTCCTACAAGAGACTCTCCCAACTGTTTGGTCTAAG GTTCCTAGGTAATGGCCTTGTAACAACACAAGATCATGAACTGTGGTATAAACAGCGCCGGATCATGGACCCCTTGTTCAGCAGCTT GTATTTGAGAGGGCTAATGGACACCTTCAACGAGAGGGCAGAGAAACTCATGACTAAACTTGTGGAAGTCGCTGATAACCAAACAGAGGCCAGCATGCTCCGCCTTGTCAACTTTGTTACTCTTGATGTTATCGCTAAG GTTGCTTTTGGTATGGATTTAGACATGCTCAAGAATAAGTCAGTCTTCCCTGACGCCATCCAGAAATGTCTGAAAGGGATGGTCTTCAATATCAGAGACATCTTTTTTCAG tacaagCCAAAGAACCGACCATTCGTTAAAGAAGTGAGGGAAGCTTGCCGCCTGCTGCGCACAACCGGAGCTCAGTGGATTCATGACAGAAAGACGGCCATGCAAAATGGCGAGGATGTCTCCAAGGACATCCTCACCCAGATCATCAAATCAGCGGGAAAAG AGGAAAGCATGACTTCAGAAGATGAAGAGTTAATGTTGGAcaattttgtgacatttttcatTGCGG GCCAAGAAACAACAACCAATCAAGTGGCTTTTTGCATCATGGAGCTTACAAGACATCCTGACATACTGGAGAA aCTGAAGAAAGAGGTGGATGACGTCATCGGGATGAAACGTGACATCAGTTATGACGATCTGGGGAAACTGGTCTACCTCTCACAG GTGCTAAAAGAGACTCTGAGGATTTACCCGACGGCTCCAGCCACAACTCGTGATGTACCGAATGACATTGTCATTGACGGTATCCACATACCTAAAGGAGTCGCGTGCTTT TTCAGCTCCTATGTGACTGGGAGAATGGACAAATTCTTCAAGGACCCGCTGAAATTTGATCCAGACAGATTTCACCCAGATGCTCCCAA GCCTTATTACTGCTACTACCCCTTTTCCCTCGGTCCACGCTCATGCCTGGGACAGACCTTTGCACAG ATGGAGGCCAAATTGGTGATGGCAAAGCTGCTCCAGAGGTTTGACTTTACCCTTTCGCCGGGTCAGACCTTTGACATCGTGGACAATGGCACACTCAGGCCGAAGAGCGGAGTGGTGTGCTCTGTGAGACACAGGAATGACAAGAAATAG